A genomic region of Streptomyces rimosus contains the following coding sequences:
- a CDS encoding cysteine hydrolase family protein: MSSALLVMDVQQAIVDIADDGSGYLPRLRRAIEGARAAGIPVVYVVIGLRPGYPEVGTRNKPLAAIAQAGLFVEGAPGTEIHPEVAPRPGDVVVTKRRASAFSGSDLDVVLRARGIDSLVLTGIATSAVVLSTLCQANDMDFGLTVLSDACLDTDPELHQALVERLFPQWADVPTVEDWLKTLPR; the protein is encoded by the coding sequence ATGAGCAGTGCCCTTCTCGTGATGGACGTCCAACAGGCCATCGTGGACATCGCCGACGACGGCTCCGGCTATCTGCCGCGCCTGCGCCGGGCGATCGAGGGCGCCAGGGCGGCGGGCATTCCCGTGGTCTACGTGGTCATCGGGCTTCGCCCCGGCTACCCGGAAGTCGGCACGCGCAACAAGCCGCTCGCCGCCATCGCCCAGGCCGGCCTCTTCGTCGAGGGCGCCCCGGGCACCGAGATCCATCCCGAGGTCGCGCCCCGGCCGGGCGATGTGGTGGTCACCAAGCGGCGGGCGAGCGCGTTTTCGGGAAGCGACCTCGACGTGGTGCTCCGGGCGCGCGGTATCGACAGCCTCGTACTCACCGGCATCGCCACCAGCGCGGTCGTCCTGTCCACCCTCTGCCAGGCCAACGACATGGACTTCGGCCTGACCGTCCTCTCGGACGCGTGCCTGGACACGGACCCCGAGCTGCACCAGGCCCTCGTGGAGCGGCTGTTCCCGCAGTGGGCGGACGTCCCCACCGTTGAGGACTGGCTGAAGACGCTGCCTCGTTAG
- a CDS encoding MerR family transcriptional regulator → MADLAREAGITVRTLRFYRERKLIPPPRREGRIAWYNEHHLARLRTIAGLLDRGHTLGGIAELLSAFDNGRDVGELLGLEGTLVAPWSEETPVRLTPEELADHFKDDVTPENLSASLDIGYLAVDGDEFVHISRRLLDASTELVANGVPLTAVLAAGREVRAHADAMADLFISVIRTHVLNDVLTRAAAGEPLAPTEVARITQTIEKLRPISKGIVDAELSMAMDRRVRAELESWHRGRGDEGEA, encoded by the coding sequence ATGGCCGACCTGGCCAGAGAGGCCGGTATCACCGTCCGTACCCTGCGCTTCTACCGCGAGCGCAAGCTCATCCCGCCACCGCGCCGCGAAGGCCGTATCGCCTGGTACAACGAACACCACCTCGCCCGCCTCCGCACCATCGCCGGCCTCCTCGACCGCGGCCACACCCTCGGCGGCATCGCCGAACTGCTCTCCGCCTTCGACAACGGCCGCGACGTCGGCGAACTGCTCGGCCTGGAGGGCACGCTCGTCGCCCCCTGGTCCGAGGAAACCCCCGTACGCCTCACCCCCGAGGAACTCGCCGACCACTTCAAGGACGACGTCACCCCGGAAAACCTCTCCGCCTCCCTGGACATCGGCTACCTGGCCGTGGACGGCGACGAGTTCGTCCACATCAGCCGCCGCCTCCTCGACGCCTCCACCGAACTCGTCGCCAACGGCGTCCCCCTGACCGCCGTCCTGGCCGCCGGACGTGAGGTACGCGCCCACGCGGACGCCATGGCCGACCTGTTCATCTCGGTGATCCGCACCCACGTCCTGAACGACGTCCTCACCCGAGCCGCCGCCGGCGAACCCCTGGCCCCCACCGAGGTCGCCCGCATAACCCAGACCATCGAAAAACTCCGCCCCATCTCCAAGGGCATCGTCGACGCGGAACTCTCCATGGCGATGGACCGGAGGGTGCGGGCGGAGCTGGAGTCATGGCATCGGGGGCGGGGGGACGAGGGCGAGGCGTGA
- a CDS encoding winged helix-turn-helix transcriptional regulator produces MVTKHLLKGLPENADLRRADSLAREIFSDVANKWALLIIEALGESTLRFSELRDEVEGISHKMLTQNLRMLERNGLVDRKVHPTVPPKVEYTLTAPGRDLRATVDAMCGWTHQHLGRIEEARRRFDTAPGASQ; encoded by the coding sequence ATGGTGACCAAGCATCTGCTCAAGGGCCTGCCCGAGAACGCGGACCTGCGGCGCGCGGACTCCCTGGCCCGGGAGATCTTCTCCGACGTCGCCAACAAGTGGGCGCTTCTGATCATCGAGGCACTCGGCGAGAGCACCTTGCGCTTCAGCGAGTTGCGCGACGAAGTCGAGGGCATCAGCCACAAGATGCTCACCCAGAACCTGCGCATGCTGGAACGCAACGGCCTGGTCGACCGCAAGGTGCACCCCACCGTCCCGCCGAAGGTCGAATACACCCTCACCGCCCCGGGCCGGGACCTGCGCGCCACGGTCGACGCGATGTGCGGCTGGACGCACCAGCACCTCGGTCGCATCGAGGAAGCACGCCGCCGCTTCGACACCGCACCCGGCGCTTCGCAGTAG